The window tttttcggaataaatgttcagcttttttttcaatctttttttttctgtctgtattTCTCCTCCcctcttgtgttcaagacttcacatatatatatcccatcccataaatcaattaaaatcaatccctttctctaccaaacccattatcttcccactcatccccattacattaaataaatatatcacaccaccccattatattttgtcccccatgctttatttaaaataatacaagattcccctttaatttaaatcttgtcccccctttatattaaataatcatatcacaacccaccccatttcattttgtcccccatgcttcaaataaacaattacaaaatgtacaattcctaaactaccccttccgatcctactgaaattaccaaactacccctgaacgtattacaaatttaccaaactacccatcagctataacacatcaattaatcaaacttaaccaaaatatagacaatatgatcaatttctaacaatgttcaaacaacaatatgaacatggatgaacatcataacaacaatatcatatgaacatgattttaacaacatttcaacaataaatcatatgaacacaaattgaacaaccaagaataactaaaatttgattgaacaatattttagcaacaaacaatcctattttcggattcaacaacaacaacaaacaaagtatgaagatttctaaattcaatcatattgaacttaaaatcaactctaacaatattacaaccaacaattcctatattaaacttaaacaacaagattatgagacaaattcaagaaataatcataaatgataaacaagaaatcaaactatacaaatttcggattcaagaacaatcaaacaaagtatgaacatgaattgaaTCTATTTTatgacaacaaacatgacggattaaacgattaaagcaatatattcctttaatacaactaaattctttaaacaaataacaaaatcaacgaagaaacaattatgaacttaaacttgaacttaacaatattaacaatttctaacaatacatacacatgaaacaaattgaagaaatagttgattaaatttcagtttgaatctaacaaacatcaaactaacaaatacttacttaaacaataaaacaaacatgaaataaacatgaaaacaactaattaaacttccattttaaaatctgaaaattaatttaacaaacaacacataaacatgaactaaaaattaattcaaacgataaacaaaacaaacatttgttgattttagatcCGAAAactatcaaaacaaaataacggacaaaaataaaattcaaaaactactaaccggattgaaacgaacGAACAAGTGACCAACCAACAACGAACTCGAACAGTgatcgacgacatcgaccaaaactcatCCATGTGCGCGAACTCGACTGGCGTTGACGCCGAAGTGAAGCAATAGTCGATGCAGCAGCGTGGTTTGTTTTCAACTGTTCGACGTGCACATAGAGTCGTGTGGTCTGGGAGCAGCTGCTTAGTAGAAGGAGGAGAAACAGCATCAACGAACCTTGATGAAGGTAGAAACAACAGCAGCTCGACGGAGGAATTAGTGGCGATAGCCGCGGCGACGAAGAGAAGACGCAGTCGCGACAGCAGCCATGAAACGCGAGCAGCAGTAGAAGAAAGTTGAAGCAATAGCAGCGACAACCATGGCAGCAGCACGAAGAAAATGAAGCTCGCAGAACAGGAGCAGCTGGCCGCGACGGGGTTGTTTGGACGTGACTGAGTTTATGGAGCTAGGAGGAGGAACAGTGTCGACGGTGTGGAGGAGCAGCGGCTACGGTGTGGAGGACGACGAAGCAGTGGCTATGGCTATTCGAGttgaagaagacgaagtgaggcAGCAACTAAGAGGATGCTGAAGGAGAAGCAACGGGTAGTCCATGGTCGAGCTTGAGCTTCAATGGAGAAACAACGTTGGGGCGATGGACTGTTGCGTCGTTTgtttgtgtatgtgtgtgtgagtgtgacgacGTGAGGGGGTGTTCGTGGTGTGAAGGTGAGTAGCCATGGTTGGCTATGGCAGCCATTGGAGCTTGaagttttgaggaagaagaaagagaatagGGGGGGTGCGGATGCTTTAGGCATTTCTTagggttttcttaattttttttttttttttattttgtttgtaaaataaaaggggtgttgggttatggactgggtcgacccagttcgaaatggactgggtcgtagggaaggttgggccattttttgggcctatggcttgaaatcgaagaaaaggcccaattccgactttctttatattttcgctctcttttcttcttttatttttctaaaactaaattataaaaatacttaaactattattaagaactaaattaagttataaaagcgcaaattaattcccaataacaattaacgcacaattaagtattaattaagcataaaattgtatatttggacattaaatgctaaaaatgcaaacgatgcctatttttgtaatttttaatttttgtaaaacaaatttaattattatcaattatagaattaaatcctacatgcaaaaatgcgacatatttttgtattttttattaatttagcaaataaacacgcacagacaactacaaataattattcaaaatatcacaaaattgcacaccaaagaaaatcattttatttttgaatttttgggagtaattctcatatagggcaaaaaatcacgtgcttacaatgatCACGTGTAATGACATGAGGTTCAAAATAATGAGAAAATAATTGTGTTGACTCTATCATCAAGTATGCTTCACAAGTAGATCCCTCAACACTAGCTTTATTCccaatcattttttttcaaagttcCAAGGTACCTAAATAGATAAATGAATGGACCATTAAATTAAAAAGTCATGTGTAGCATACTTGTCATTTTTGTGACATAGAAGTTTTAAATTTACCTCTCAAAAGGATACATCCATCGATATTGTACAGGTCCATCAATTCTTGCTTCATATGGCAGGTGCACGGGCAAATGTTCCATTGAGTTAAAGAACCCCGGTGGAAATATACGTTCCAACTTACACAAGATCTGTGGGATGTCTATTTCTAATCTCTCCATGTCATCCACTAGTAGAGTGGTCGAAGTAAGATCTTTAAAAAATAAGCTCAATTCTGTAAGTGCCTGCCACACATTGCTAGGAAGTAGTAGGCATTAATCATTGCATGAACACGTGGCAATCATAACTTTTCATGCCAAATAACCTAGACTTGTTCGTCTCTAGACATCGACCCAAATTTGAAACATACCCATCTGGAAACTTCAAACTTTTCACCCAATCAAATAAGATATCTCCTGCTTCATTGTCTATTGTATATGCAGCTTTGGGATATTTTCCACTAGCATCATTTGCCAACTGAGGTCTATCGCAATAGGTTAGCATATCCAGACGTGCTTTGGATTGTCTTTGATTTTGTCTTTAACATTAAGAACTGTGTTAAATACATTATCAAAGATATTCTTTTCAATATGCATGACGTCAAGATTATGCCGAATCATGTTAGAACTCCAATAAGGTAAATCCCAAAAGATGCTTCACTTTTTCCATCCACAAGATTTACATATTCTCGAATTAACTACTTGTGCATCTTCCTCTGTTACTTTCCTTAGCCCTAACTCACTAATTTGGTTCAAAATTTCCTCTCCCGTTCTAAGTGCTGATGGTAGTCTTTTGACAGTATGACCTTTAAGAAAGTTTTTACGATCTTTCCTAAATGGATGATGTTGGTCAAGGAACATTCTATGACTATCAAACCAAGTTGTTTTCCCACCATGACGTAATCTAAAAGATTGTGCGTCCTCCATACAATAAGGACATGCTAACTTTCCAGCAGTACTCCATCCTGATAACATAGAATATGCTGGAAAGTCATTGATTGTCCACGTCAAAGCCGCCCTTAATTGAAAGTGTTGCTTTTTTGAGATGTCAAATGCTTCCACACCTTCCTCCCATAACAAGGTCAATTCTTTTATTAGAGGTTGTAGAAAAATATCAATTTTTTGTTTAGGATTGGTTGGCCCTGGAACAATGACAGTTAAGAACATGTACGCCTCTTTCAGACACATCCAAGGAGGTAAGTTGTATGGAGTGACAATCACCGGCCACGAAGAGTATTTTCTTACTGATTGAACAAATGGTTGGAAACTATCAGTACATAACCCCAGCCTCACATTCCTTGGTTCAGCAGCAAAAAATGGATGAGTTTCATTGAAGTGCTTCCAAGCCTCAAAGTCTGATGGGTGACGCATTACCCCCTCCTCTTATATATCCTCATGATGCCATCTCATGTCACCGACGGTAGCATAAGATGCATATAATCTTCGCAATCTAGGAATCAAAGGAAAATAATACATCCTTTTATAAGGGACTAATTTCCTCTTACGAGAACCAACGCGACGTTTAAACCTCTCGTAGCCACAAAACTTGCAAAATGTGAGGCCTTCATCGTCACCCCAATGCAACATACATCCTGAATTACAACAATCAATCTTTTCAACCGGCAAACCCAAGCTATGCACTAGCTTCTTAGTTTGATAATAACTTTCAAGCATTATGTTATCTTCAGGTAAAGCCTCTTTCAGCAATTGCATCATTTGGTCATATCCCCTTTGTGATAAAGTGTTCTCCATTTTAATATTTAGCATCCTAGAAACTACTGCGAGTTGAGAGTGGGAAGAACCAGGATACAATTCTGTATCAGCGGCCTTTAGCAAATCATAAAACCTTTGAGACTCAGGATTAGGATCCTCCCCCATTGAAGGATTAGACTCGTCCTCTATTGAAGGCTCAAAATGATGAGACGACTCAACTTCAGTATTACTATAAGATTGCCAACTAGAACCCTGGCCAAAGTTGGGTCCAACTGCATCTAAAATCATTTGTCGGTATGGATTGTCATATCCTAATGCAGGTTGAACACCACCATGTAGATCACTGCTAGAAGACGTCACACCAGTCACATCTTTTTCCCCTCGATACTTCCAAATAGAATAGTTTTCAACAAATCTAAACTTAAAAAGGTGAAATCTAACTGTTTCAACATCCATGTATATAATGTTGCGACATTTTTTACATGGACATCGAACATTATCACCACTCATGCGATTTCGCTGAGAACGTGCAAACAGGAGAAAGCTATCTACGCCAGTTACAAAATTAGAATTAATACCCCCTCGGCCATCCAACATCTCGTACATCCAAGCACGCTCTAAATTATCCATATTCCTATTTAATATAGAAACAAAACAGGATaatcagatatatatatatatatatatatatatatatatatatatatatatatatatatatatatatatatatatatataaataaactaATTATTTTAGGcaaacaaatatatataaaaaagacaTCAAAAACTCCTGCTTAGTAAACACAAGAATGCCACCATCTTCTCAATCATACCAAGGCTACAGGGAGATCAGTGAAATACTAATATTTCATATGCAGAAGAAAAGTTCTCATATACCAAACAATGATGAAATTCGAAGTCAAATAGATGTAAATATCTACCAAAGATGATCAACTGATTCTACAAGGCAAAATTTGTTTGAATAACTTAAAAGAAAGTGACACATTATTTTACCTGTCAACAATGTTGCTAGAACATGCTTGCTGATATGGGAAAAAAGGAAGTGCAGGAACTACAGTTAGACATAAATGGCAATTATTcaactaaaataagaaaaaaactcACTAGATCAAATCGCAGTAAAATAGCAGATACAATAGAAACTAATCCATAGACTTTCTCAAATTCAACTTCAAATTATATAAACCCTAATAAGATGAAGAGGGGAGAACAAAAATTACATACTCCAAACCTTCTTACAAACAAAGGAGATTGAATAATAAAAGGATCTTGCACTTTGGGAGATTTCATCAaggggaaaaaatgaaaaattgctTATCACAACCAAAGTCAAGAATTGATAGATACTATTCTATATCAATTTTAAGTCAAATTAAAACCCAATTTTGCTAATAACACATTACTTCTTCACCAAGACAAGCACAAAAAGAGTCAGTAAAACTGTAAAAGAAGTAAATACAAATATAGTGAAAACTTAATTGGTCACGTAAAAAAGATCCTATCTTGACAATTAAACCAGAAACACAAGTCCAACCatgaaagaaaagaactttacaTACAAAAAAGCCCCATTTTACAATTAAAATCTGATAAAGCTCCAAGCCCTAGCTGCTCCAAATTGATGCAAATAAAGTAAGAAGAAAACaattaatttgaaaatgttcACTCACATTCAGTGTAATGAACATAGTATTCGTAGTCATTGGCATCGCCATCAAGCTACTGATTCAtaagaaacaaaagaagaaacaaattaaatCCATCTACACACCTTAGATTCACGTTGGCTACTAATTTTTGCTCTTGTTCTTGCCCTCAAGTGTATTTTCCATTGATTTTGCTCCCAACCGCCTATATTTTCTCCCAGCGTTCTACCCTGTTAGACGAAGAAGAGACCGAACTTTTACCAATTTTGTGCCTAGGGTAAATAATTAAGTGGTATTCAGCGACGGATTTAGCTACGGCTTAATTTCCGTCGCTAATAATGAAGGAGCTTAAAAATTTGATAAAGAAATTAAGCATAGCGACGGAAATTTCGTTGCTAATTCTGTCGTTGTAGGTAAATAAATTTTGTCGCTCAGGTTTTGTCGCTGAATCCGTAGCTAAATTGAGGGCGCCAATATTTAGCGACGATTTTTCGATTTCGTTGTTATTCTGTTGCTATATTATATACTGattattttttggctttttttgcAACGAAACTATTATTCCGTAGCCAATCCGTCGCTAATCAGCGACGGAACTAAGTTTGTCGCTAAAATCCGTCGCTAAATGTTGTTTTTTGTAGTGAGACTTGACTCCGCGAGCCACTACTAACGAGCACTTAGTGAGCTTCCATTGGCCATTAAAGAGGGCATTATGGTAACCTTCATCGTCTAATCTTTCTGCGGAGATCAAATTGAAAGGAAATTCTGGAGCATGCTTGACATCTTGAAGAACTAACATTGAAACAttattagttttcaaacaaaCTGTGCCAACATCAAACACCTTAAATTCACTGGCATTGCCCATatttaacactccagaatcaACAGGAGTATAAGATGAGAAAAAAATCTTTTCTTGGTGTGACATATGATGTAGCTCCAGAATCTACTATCCAGCTAGTCTCATGGGATAACAAATTGATTGCgttttcatcataagcaaaaagaaggTCATCTCGAACAATAACAGCAACATTGTTCTCGTTATTTTCagctttctttccttctctagtGTCTTGATTCAACTTGCGGCAAAACCTTTTGATGTGTCCTTTCTTGCCACAACGGTTGCATGTAATATTATAGTATTTGGACCTTGACTTGCTTCTACTTTTACCTCTACTCCTTGAGCCTCTTGTTCTATCTCTCCCCCGGTCTTCTGTAACCAAGATATCTGCTTGTAAGGATGAACCCTGAGATTTTCTCCTTACTTCCTCCTTTAACACACCACTCTTGGTATATTCCATGGTCACCTTACCTGCAGGAGCTGAATTTGTCaaagaaacatgaagagttttccaAGAGTTTGGAAGAGTATTAAGAAGCCAAAATCattgtatctcatcatcaaaattaactcCCATTCCAGACAGTTGATCAAGGAAGAACCTCTAGCTTTTCCCACAATGATCTTCGCATGTGTCTCGTTCACAATATGGTTGCGAATATTATCTTCAATCCATTGGCGTATATATCCACATACTTGTTGGTACTCGAAATCCCAATCTTCATCAGATACACTCTCGGGTTTATGAGCTGCAAAAATGGGTAGATgcatcttcttcacgaacaacaaatctttcatcttgcttctccaaATATTATAATTTCTCCAATTTAAACATACCATCTTGCTCATATTCGCCTCCATTCCGTAACAACCTGGATAAATAACCAAGGCTATGATACCACTATTATGTCGAGAAAGaggcaaacccgaaaataaagaaagtaaagaacaccaaattttaacgtggaaaacccttcaaatcgaaggtaaaaataATGGGGCcacaaagatccaaaaagctcaactataacaataagagtgtTACAAGGGTTCTCCAAATTAGCTACACAACAAGTGTCAAACAcggagcaacaatagcaacaagagcaacaataaatcaattgaagaaagaggaaACTCCACAAAAATGAAGTTGTTGTTCGAGACTCGAAATCAGATACTGCGAGCCTCCAAATCCGATCTCCACCGTCTAAATCAAACATCAAGATGTTACGAACACTCAATCAATATTTCAGTCTGATCCAACGAATAACGAATCCGAAAACGTAATTTGAAGTTGGTTGGTCGAaataaaaatctgcagcaaaataaatacttttcttctatcttctctcttgatgaaaactctctcaaaaaccactcttatgtgcttaagtctttcaaTACAGATCATGAGTGGTGCTTTCCCTTAAAGCCAAAACCAACTCTAAATAGGAACAAAAATAGAATCCAATTCCGAATaggaatggaaaccaaaagagaataggattaggccattgggcctttggctggacaacatgggCATGTGCCCAACACTTATAACTTTTAATCTGCAAATAGATTTACAAATGGCTAAGTTGGTTTGGTGAATGATTTCCTACAGGAAGACCTGGGATTGATTTCCCTCATCAGCAACCTCCTTAGTTTGAACTCGCACCAGGCTTGCCTATGTATTTCgtgggaatttttgaaaaaaaaaaatactattatACACTTAAAACGTCTGATCGGCTGCTCACTTTGTTTAATATATTCATTCAGTACCAATACAAACTAAAACTACACTAAAGTGGAAGAGCTAGTATAGACGCTAGAAGTAGCTAGTCTATAACCAAAGCCTCACGATAAATTAGCCTTATGAAGTGAATCTTAAGTAAGGGGCTTAGCCCGTAGACCTACCAAGCAAAGAGGCTGAGAGTAAGCATAAGCTCATCTCTTTGCGTAAATTTTAAATTAGGTGGTTCACAAAATTCATCAATAATAACATTTAAATAGAAATATAGAATAAAATAGTTCAAGCTCCAAAATTGTGACTCATAATTTGCGATCATTAAAAGACttttaaacaataaataaatcCAACGGCTACAATTTCACAAGGATGATCAAGAATGAATGGTAGTGGACCCCATATGGAGAAAAAGAGCCACTAGAATAGAAGATACAGATCTCCCAAACAGAtggaatgaagaaaaagaaaatggggACCATAAAAAAAACAAGAATCTTACTCCTATTAttcaagtaaaataaaatacgtGTTGCTGGAAAAAATCAAAGTCCAATACAAAAAATCAAAGCCAGCCAATGCAATTGTGTGGTTCTCAACATTCcatcttgtttttcctttccttcACTACCACTCAAAAAAAACCAAAGGCTACCAAGTTTACAACCAACCCCTTCTTCATAAACcacaaaaaaaatcttttataacACAACAAGTTCTAAAtcacaaccacaacaacaaagAACCATTCAATATTGAAGATTTTAAGTAGCTTTTAGTTGAAAATTCTAAGTATTTTCAATGGCAACAACTACAACTTCAATTTCAGCTActacttctttttcttcatctattggtGGTGAAGATTATGGCATTCTTGCTAGGAAAGTGCCAATGAACGTACGTATGGGAAAACCAGTGAGATCAAGGCCAATGATGGGGAATGTTAATGATGGGAAAGGATTATTTGCTCCTATTGTTGTTGTCACTAGGAATATTGTTGGCAAGAAACGTTTCAATCAGCTTAGGGGCAAAGCTATTGCTTTACACTCTCAGGTACTAACCATTTACTAgcagatttttcttttttaaaataacgGTAGTGTTGAGATCAATTTGAAGTGActccttggagcaacggtaaagtcaTTTTCATGTGACCTATAGATTACAAGTCCAAACCACTGATACTTGCATCAGGATAGGCTGCGGCCTTTTTCTGAATCCCGCGTGAATTCGGGATACTTCGTGCACAGAGCTGTCCTTTAGTGTTGAGTTTGCGCCAGACTATTTCATTAGATACTTATTTCCTCACACCAACATAGATACTTATTTCCTCACACCAACATATATACTGAATAACTCGATTTGCTCGCTAGATGGACATAAATTACGTTTTTTTGTCTCTGCTCAAAATTTTTAATATCAATCACCTGTTGTTTTGCACTCACGCCATTGACCACTGGGAGCATCGTTGAGTGCTCTATCTAACTGCTTTTGGTTGATGTCCTTTTTCTCTCTCCCTATATTCTTAATATCTTAGTTGTGGTAGAATTTGGGTAGATATAGCTTTTGCAATAGTCTTTCTTAATGTGATGGTATTGAATGCTCTAACAATGTTCTAATTTGGAAATAAAGTCAGCAATATATCACAGTTGTTTGGTAAAAGAAATGATCAAATGTAAATTAATTTCAAGATTTAAAGACAACTACGTGTTATTTTCAAATTGAGAACAAAATCTTTAGTTTTGTCTATTTGGATTGATTTTGAACTTATGGTTCAGTTTTAAAAGTTTCAAATCCTTAAAATTTTATAGCATCAGTTCGAATGAATGTGAAACAAGGGTTCAAACAAAGAGCGGTTTAAGATTGTATTTCCA of the Nicotiana tabacum cultivar K326 chromosome 7, ASM71507v2, whole genome shotgun sequence genome contains:
- the LOC107780686 gene encoding protein PROTON GRADIENT REGULATION 5, chloroplastic-like; the encoded protein is MATTTTSISATTSFSSSIGGEDYGILARKVPMNVRMGKPVRSRPMMGNVNDGKGLFAPIVVVTRNIVGKKRFNQLRGKAIALHSQVITEFCKSIGADQKQRQGLIRLAKKNGERLGFLA